From Flavobacterium alkalisoli, the proteins below share one genomic window:
- a CDS encoding toxin-antitoxin system YwqK family antitoxin: protein MRYFAVLIAFFITIGLNAQSKTDINKFDAKGKRHGVWKGTYETTERLRYEGTFDHGVEKGTFKFYDDTQKGSLIATRDFSAGNGVSYTTFIDQKGNKVSEGKEVNKVREGEWKVYHPDGKTIMSLENYSKGKLNGLTKIFFANGAIAEEKGYKEGVQDGIYKKYNEKGTVLEDSNYKNGKLNGQAVFYDKFGNVSSKGEFVKGYKYGYWEYYDNKKLVKKEFMIMPKEVTRD, encoded by the coding sequence ATGAGATACTTTGCAGTACTTATTGCATTTTTTATTACTATAGGGCTTAATGCCCAAAGTAAAACCGACATCAATAAGTTTGATGCTAAAGGTAAGCGCCACGGTGTTTGGAAAGGTACTTATGAAACCACCGAGAGGCTTCGTTATGAAGGTACTTTTGATCATGGCGTAGAAAAAGGTACTTTTAAGTTTTATGATGATACCCAAAAAGGATCGCTAATTGCTACCCGCGATTTTTCTGCAGGTAATGGTGTTAGCTATACCACTTTTATAGACCAGAAGGGTAATAAGGTTAGCGAAGGTAAAGAGGTAAATAAAGTTCGTGAAGGCGAATGGAAAGTATACCACCCTGACGGGAAAACCATAATGTCTCTTGAAAACTATTCTAAAGGAAAGCTTAATGGCTTAACAAAGATATTTTTTGCTAATGGTGCCATTGCTGAAGAAAAAGGTTATAAAGAGGGTGTGCAGGATGGTATTTACAAAAAGTACAATGAAAAGGGTACTGTACTGGAAGATTCTAACTATAAAAACGGTAAGCTTAACGGGCAGGCTGTTTTTTATGATAAGTTTGGTAATGTATCTTCTAAAGGAGAATTTGTAAAAGGATATAAATACGGATACTGGGAGTATTATGACAATAAGAAACTGGTAAAAAAGGAATTTATGATAATGCCTAAAGAGGTAACAAGGGACTAA
- the yidC gene encoding membrane protein insertase YidC codes for MEEKKIDYRSAIGFALIAVVLGWMIYNKTEDTKKELDQEKAQEQVEKEKQSVVADEKTAVLTELDSTSADSIKEVNLKSSLGAFAYGASLPTAKDGETELKNALLSLKIANKGGYIAEATPLGYEKFHKDSGQLVELIKDNNADFNLQFKTKDNRILNTRDMYFEPVLSKSGENQVLTMRLKAGADAYLEYRYEMKPNDYMVDFSIRTQGLSQVLDTSKPLDLEWSMKTYRNEKSISYENRYTKVVYEYEDGKDDDFGDGSSDSEKAEDVTYIAFKQHLFTSILLTDKAFKTADMSSENLVKEETKDTIFTKQFTAKMPLEFEGGEISYNMDWYYGPADYKILNNFDRNLDEVIPLGWGIFGWINRYIFIPVFTFLSSFLPYGIGIIVFTILVRIVMSPVTYKSYLSQAKMKVIRPEIQEVNEKYKKDPMKKQQETMKLYNKAGVNPMAGCLPALMQIPVFYALFQFFPSFFDLRQKSFLWADDLSSYDSIYHLPFRIPLYGDHVSLFPILASIAIFFYMKMTTGDQSMSAPPQEGMPDMSKIMKVMIYISPIMMLIFFNMYASGLSLYYFISNTITIGIMFVIKNYIVKEDKLHAQIQENKTKPKKQSRFQQKMQEMMEQAQEQQKQNKR; via the coding sequence ATGGAAGAAAAGAAAATAGATTACAGATCGGCCATCGGCTTTGCTCTTATTGCAGTTGTACTAGGTTGGATGATTTACAACAAAACCGAAGACACTAAAAAGGAGCTGGACCAGGAGAAAGCACAGGAACAGGTTGAAAAAGAAAAACAGAGTGTTGTTGCAGACGAAAAGACTGCAGTTTTAACAGAGCTGGATTCTACTTCGGCAGATTCTATTAAGGAAGTAAACCTTAAAAGTTCTTTAGGTGCTTTTGCTTACGGAGCTTCTTTACCAACAGCTAAAGATGGTGAAACCGAACTTAAAAATGCTTTACTTTCACTTAAGATAGCTAACAAGGGTGGTTATATTGCAGAGGCTACTCCGCTTGGATATGAAAAGTTCCATAAGGATTCAGGGCAGCTGGTAGAGCTTATAAAAGACAATAATGCCGACTTTAATCTTCAATTTAAAACTAAAGATAACCGTATCCTTAACACAAGGGATATGTACTTTGAGCCTGTTTTAAGTAAGAGCGGAGAAAACCAGGTGTTAACAATGCGCCTTAAGGCTGGAGCAGATGCTTACCTTGAGTATCGTTATGAGATGAAACCTAACGATTATATGGTTGATTTCTCTATCCGTACACAGGGCTTATCTCAGGTGCTTGATACTTCTAAGCCACTGGACTTAGAGTGGAGTATGAAGACCTATCGTAATGAGAAGAGTATCTCTTATGAAAACAGATATACTAAAGTTGTTTATGAATATGAGGATGGTAAGGATGACGACTTTGGTGATGGTAGCAGTGACAGTGAAAAAGCAGAAGATGTAACCTATATAGCATTCAAACAGCACTTATTTACTTCTATCCTTTTAACGGATAAGGCATTCAAAACTGCTGATATGAGTTCTGAAAACCTGGTTAAGGAAGAAACTAAGGATACTATATTTACTAAACAGTTTACAGCTAAAATGCCTCTGGAGTTTGAAGGTGGTGAGATTAGTTACAACATGGATTGGTATTATGGTCCTGCGGATTATAAGATTCTTAATAATTTCGACAGAAACCTTGATGAGGTAATTCCTTTAGGATGGGGTATTTTTGGCTGGATTAACCGTTACATCTTTATCCCTGTATTCACCTTTTTAAGTTCGTTCTTACCTTACGGTATAGGAATTATAGTGTTTACTATCCTTGTAAGGATTGTAATGTCTCCGGTAACTTATAAATCGTACCTTTCTCAGGCTAAGATGAAAGTTATACGTCCTGAAATACAGGAAGTAAACGAGAAGTACAAAAAAGACCCGATGAAAAAGCAGCAGGAGACAATGAAGCTGTACAATAAAGCGGGCGTAAACCCAATGGCAGGATGTTTACCGGCATTAATGCAAATACCTGTATTCTATGCATTATTCCAGTTCTTCCCGTCGTTCTTTGACTTAAGACAAAAGAGTTTCCTTTGGGCAGATGACTTATCATCATATGACTCAATTTATCACTTACCTTTCCGTATTCCTTTATACGGAGATCATGTGAGCTTGTTCCCAATACTTGCATCAATAGCTATTTTCTTCTATATGAAAATGACTACAGGTGACCAGAGTATGTCGGCACCACCACAGGAAGGTATGCCGGATATGAGCAAGATCATGAAGGTAATGATTTACATTTCCCCAATAATGATGCTTATATTCTTTAATATGTATGCATCAGGACTGAGTTTATACTACTTCATTTCTAACACTATTACCATAGGTATTATGTTTGTAATTAAAAATTACATTGTAAAAGAAGATAAGTTACATGCTCAAATCCAGGAAAACAAAACCAAGCCTAAAAAGCAAAGCCGTTTCCAGCAGAAGATGCAGGAAATGATGGAACAGGCGCAGGAGCAGCAAAAGCAAAATAAAAGATAA